In the Daphnia pulicaria isolate SC F1-1A chromosome 2, SC_F0-13Bv2, whole genome shotgun sequence genome, one interval contains:
- the LOC124327806 gene encoding loricrin-like isoform X1, which produces MKKVLLCNCLLMAVIAISQTDAFFLNKGSSGRAMRSYGGGGGGGYRGSAGGGSAGYGGSSGGGGFGGSSGGGGYRGSSGGGSGGSSGGGGYGSSSGGAGGGSAGYGGSSGGGGFGGSSGGGGYRGSSGGSGGYGSPAGGGSSGYGGPSAGGSGGFGGPSGYGGSSGGSFGGSSGGGGYGSPSGGGSSGYGGQSAGGSSGYGGQSAGGSSGYGGQSAGGSSGYGSPSGGGSSGYGGQSAGGSSGYGGQSAGGSSGYGSPSGGGSSGYGGQSAGGSSGFGGPSGGSGQYGGSSGGSFGGSSGGGGYGGSSGGSGNIYGGSSGGGGFGGSSGGGYGNPSSGGGSAGYGSSSGGGFGGSSAGGGNGYGSSSGGGGY; this is translated from the exons ATGAAGAAG GTTTTACTGTGCAATTGCCTTCTCATGGCAGTCATTGCCATCAGCCAGACGGATGCATTCTTCCTAAATAAGGGCTCTTCAG GGCGCGCAATGAGATCctacggtggtggtggtggcggcggctaTCGTGGAAGTGCTGGAGGTGGAAGTGCTGGATATGGAGGCTCTTCCGGGGGAGGAGGTTTCGGAGGCTCTTCCGGGGGCGGTGGATACAGAGGCTCTTCCGGCGGAGGTTCCGGGGGTTCATCCGGAGGCGGTGGATACGGCAGTTCATCAGGAGGTGCTGGAGGTGGAAGTGCTGGATATGGAGGCTCTTCCGGGGGAGGAGGTTTCGGAGGCTCTTCCGGGGGCGGTGGATACAGAGGCTCTTCCGGCGGAAGCGGTGGTTATGGTAGCCCAGCCGGCGGCGGAAGCAGTGGATATGGAGGTCCATCAGCAGGCGGAAGCGGCGGATTTGGAGGTCCTTCCGGATATGGTGGCTCATCCGGCGGAAGCTTTGGGGGTAGCTCCGGAGGTGGTGGATACGGTAGTCCATCCGGCGGCGGAAGCAGTGGATACGGGGGTCAATCGGCTGGCGGAAGCAGTGGATACGGGGGTCAATCGGCTGGTGGAAGCAGTGGATATGGGGGTCAATCGGCAGGCGGAAGCAGTGGATATGGTAGCCCATCCGGCGGCGGAAGCAGTGGATACGGGGGTCAATCGGCTGGCGGAAGCAGTGGATACGGGGGTCAATCGGCTGGCGGAAGCAGTGGATATGGTAGCCCATCCGGCGGTGGAAGCAGTGGATACGGGGGTCAATCAGCAGGCGGAAGCAGCGGATTTGGAGGTCCGTCTGGAGGATCCGGACAATATGGAGGCTCATCCGGCGGAAGCTTTGGAGGTAGCTCCGGAGGAGGTGGATACGGAGGCTCGTCAGGTGGTAGCGGAAACATTTATGGAGGCTCTTCCGGAGGAGGGGGCTTCGGAGGCTCATCCGGCGGTGGATACGGTAACCCATCAAGCGGCGGCGGAAGTGCTGGATATGGATCCTCTTCGGGAGGCGGCTTTGGTGGGTCTTCTGCTGGCGGAGGAAATGGATATGGAAGCTCATCCGGAGGTGGTGGATACTGA
- the LOC124327806 gene encoding loricrin-like isoform X3, whose protein sequence is MKKVLLCNCLLMAVIAISQTDAFFLNKGSSGRAMRSYGGGGGGGYRGSAGGGSAGYGGSSGGGGFGGSSGGGGYRGSSGGGSGGSSGGGGYGSSSGGAGGGSAGYGGSSGGGGFGGSSGGGGYRGSSGGSGGYGSPAGGGSSGYGGPSAGGSGGFGGPSGYGGSSGGSFGGSSGGGGYGSPSGGGSSGYGGQSAGGSSGYGGQSAGGSSGYGSPSGGGSSGYGGQSAGGSSGFGGPSGGSGQYGGSSGGSFGGSSGGGGYGGSSGGSGNIYGGSSGGGGFGGSSGGGYGNPSSGGGSAGYGSSSGGGFGGSSAGGGNGYGSSSGGGGY, encoded by the exons ATGAAGAAG GTTTTACTGTGCAATTGCCTTCTCATGGCAGTCATTGCCATCAGCCAGACGGATGCATTCTTCCTAAATAAGGGCTCTTCAG GGCGCGCAATGAGATCctacggtggtggtggtggcggcggctaTCGTGGAAGTGCTGGAGGTGGAAGTGCTGGATATGGAGGCTCTTCCGGGGGAGGAGGTTTCGGAGGCTCTTCCGGGGGCGGTGGATACAGAGGCTCTTCCGGCGGAGGTTCCGGGGGTTCATCCGGAGGCGGTGGATACGGCAGTTCATCAGGAGGTGCTGGAGGTGGAAGTGCTGGATATGGAGGCTCTTCCGGGGGAGGAGGTTTCGGAGGCTCTTCCGGGGGCGGTGGATACAGAGGCTCTTCCGGCGGAAGCGGTGGTTATGGTAGCCCAGCCGGCGGCGGAAGCAGTGGATATGGAGGTCCATCAGCAGGCGGAAGCGGCGGATTTGGAGGTCCTTCCGGATATGGTGGCTCATCCGGCGGAAGCTTTGGGGGTAGCTCCGGAGGTGGTGGATACGGTAGTCCATCCGGCGGCGGAAGCAGTGGATACGGGG GTCAATCGGCTGGCGGAAGCAGTGGATACGGGGGTCAATCGGCTGGCGGAAGCAGTGGATATGGTAGCCCATCCGGCGGTGGAAGCAGTGGATACGGGGGTCAATCAGCAGGCGGAAGCAGCGGATTTGGAGGTCCGTCTGGAGGATCCGGACAATATGGAGGCTCATCCGGCGGAAGCTTTGGAGGTAGCTCCGGAGGAGGTGGATACGGAGGCTCGTCAGGTGGTAGCGGAAACATTTATGGAGGCTCTTCCGGAGGAGGGGGCTTCGGAGGCTCATCCGGCGGTGGATACGGTAACCCATCAAGCGGCGGCGGAAGTGCTGGATATGGATCCTCTTCGGGAGGCGGCTTTGGTGGGTCTTCTGCTGGCGGAGGAAATGGATATGGAAGCTCATCCGGAGGTGGTGGATACTGA
- the LOC124327806 gene encoding loricrin-like isoform X4, giving the protein MKKVLLCNCLLMAVIAISQTDAFFLNKGSSGRAMRSYGGGGGGGYRGSAGGGSAGYGGSSGGGGFGGSSGGGGYRGSSGGSGGYGSPAGGGSSGYGGPSAGGSGGFGGPSGYGGSSGGSFGGSSGGGGYGSPSGGGSSGYGGQSAGGSSGYGGQSAGGSSGYGGQSAGGSSGYGSPSGGGSSGYGGQSAGGSSGYGGQSAGGSSGYGSPSGGGSSGYGGQSAGGSSGFGGPSGGSGQYGGSSGGSFGGSSGGGGYGGSSGGSGNIYGGSSGGGGFGGSSGGGYGNPSSGGGSAGYGSSSGGGFGGSSAGGGNGYGSSSGGGGY; this is encoded by the exons ATGAAGAAG GTTTTACTGTGCAATTGCCTTCTCATGGCAGTCATTGCCATCAGCCAGACGGATGCATTCTTCCTAAATAAGGGCTCTTCAG GGCGCGCAATGAGATCctacggtggtggtggtggcggcggctaTCGTGGAAGTGCTGGAGGTGGAAGTGCTGGATATGGAGGCTCTTCCGGGGGAGGAGGTTTCGGAGGCTCTTCCGGGGGCGGTGGATACAGAG GCTCTTCCGGCGGAAGCGGTGGTTATGGTAGCCCAGCCGGCGGCGGAAGCAGTGGATATGGAGGTCCATCAGCAGGCGGAAGCGGCGGATTTGGAGGTCCTTCCGGATATGGTGGCTCATCCGGCGGAAGCTTTGGGGGTAGCTCCGGAGGTGGTGGATACGGTAGTCCATCCGGCGGCGGAAGCAGTGGATACGGGGGTCAATCGGCTGGCGGAAGCAGTGGATACGGGGGTCAATCGGCTGGTGGAAGCAGTGGATATGGGGGTCAATCGGCAGGCGGAAGCAGTGGATATGGTAGCCCATCCGGCGGCGGAAGCAGTGGATACGGGGGTCAATCGGCTGGCGGAAGCAGTGGATACGGGGGTCAATCGGCTGGCGGAAGCAGTGGATATGGTAGCCCATCCGGCGGTGGAAGCAGTGGATACGGGGGTCAATCAGCAGGCGGAAGCAGCGGATTTGGAGGTCCGTCTGGAGGATCCGGACAATATGGAGGCTCATCCGGCGGAAGCTTTGGAGGTAGCTCCGGAGGAGGTGGATACGGAGGCTCGTCAGGTGGTAGCGGAAACATTTATGGAGGCTCTTCCGGAGGAGGGGGCTTCGGAGGCTCATCCGGCGGTGGATACGGTAACCCATCAAGCGGCGGCGGAAGTGCTGGATATGGATCCTCTTCGGGAGGCGGCTTTGGTGGGTCTTCTGCTGGCGGAGGAAATGGATATGGAAGCTCATCCGGAGGTGGTGGATACTGA
- the LOC124327806 gene encoding loricrin-like isoform X5, translated as MKKVLLCNCLLMAVIAISQTDAFFLNKGSSGRAMRSYGGGGGGGYRGSAGGGSAGYGGSSGGGGFGGSSGGGGYRGSSGGSGGYGSPAGGGSSGYGGPSAGGSGGFGGPSGYGGSSGGSFGGSSGGGGYGSPSGGGSSGYGGQSAGGSSGYGGQSAGGSSGYGGQSAGGSSGYGSPSGGGSSGYGGQSAGGSSGYGGQSAGGSSGYGSPSGGGSSGYGGQSAGGSSGFGGPSGGSGQYGGSSGGSFGGSSGGGGYGGSSGGSGNIYGGSSGGGGFGGSSGGGYGNPSSGGGSAGYGSSSGGGFGGSSAGGGNGYGSSSGGGGY; from the exons ATGAAGAAG GTTTTACTGTGCAATTGCCTTCTCATGGCAGTCATTGCCATCAGCCAGACGGATGCATTCTTCCTAAATAAGGGCTCTTCAG GGCGCGCAATGAGATCctacggtggtggtggtggcggcggctaTCGTGGAA GTGCTGGAGGTGGAAGTGCTGGATATGGAGGCTCTTCCGGGGGAGGAGGTTTCGGAGGCTCTTCCGGGGGCGGTGGATACAGAGGCTCTTCCGGCGGAAGCGGTGGTTATGGTAGCCCAGCCGGCGGCGGAAGCAGTGGATATGGAGGTCCATCAGCAGGCGGAAGCGGCGGATTTGGAGGTCCTTCCGGATATGGTGGCTCATCCGGCGGAAGCTTTGGGGGTAGCTCCGGAGGTGGTGGATACGGTAGTCCATCCGGCGGCGGAAGCAGTGGATACGGGGGTCAATCGGCTGGCGGAAGCAGTGGATACGGGGGTCAATCGGCTGGTGGAAGCAGTGGATATGGGGGTCAATCGGCAGGCGGAAGCAGTGGATATGGTAGCCCATCCGGCGGCGGAAGCAGTGGATACGGGGGTCAATCGGCTGGCGGAAGCAGTGGATACGGGGGTCAATCGGCTGGCGGAAGCAGTGGATATGGTAGCCCATCCGGCGGTGGAAGCAGTGGATACGGGGGTCAATCAGCAGGCGGAAGCAGCGGATTTGGAGGTCCGTCTGGAGGATCCGGACAATATGGAGGCTCATCCGGCGGAAGCTTTGGAGGTAGCTCCGGAGGAGGTGGATACGGAGGCTCGTCAGGTGGTAGCGGAAACATTTATGGAGGCTCTTCCGGAGGAGGGGGCTTCGGAGGCTCATCCGGCGGTGGATACGGTAACCCATCAAGCGGCGGCGGAAGTGCTGGATATGGATCCTCTTCGGGAGGCGGCTTTGGTGGGTCTTCTGCTGGCGGAGGAAATGGATATGGAAGCTCATCCGGAGGTGGTGGATACTGA
- the LOC124327806 gene encoding loricrin-like isoform X2: protein MKKVLLCNCLLMAVIAISQTDAFFLNKGSSGRAMRSYGGGGGGGYRGSAGGGSAGYGGSSGGGGFGGSSGGGGYRGSSGGGSGGSSGGGGYGSSSGGAGGGSAGYGGSSGGGGFGGSSGGGGYRGSSGGSGGYGSPAGGGSSGYGGPSAGGSGGFGGPSGYGGSSGGSFGGSSGGGGYGSPSGGGSSGYGGQSAGGSSGYGGQSAGGSSGYGSPSGGGSSGYGGQSAGGSSGYGGQSAGGSSGYGSPSGGGSSGYGGQSAGGSSGFGGPSGGSGQYGGSSGGSFGGSSGGGGYGGSSGGSGNIYGGSSGGGGFGGSSGGGYGNPSSGGGSAGYGSSSGGGFGGSSAGGGNGYGSSSGGGGY from the exons ATGAAGAAG GTTTTACTGTGCAATTGCCTTCTCATGGCAGTCATTGCCATCAGCCAGACGGATGCATTCTTCCTAAATAAGGGCTCTTCAG GGCGCGCAATGAGATCctacggtggtggtggtggcggcggctaTCGTGGAAGTGCTGGAGGTGGAAGTGCTGGATATGGAGGCTCTTCCGGGGGAGGAGGTTTCGGAGGCTCTTCCGGGGGCGGTGGATACAGAGGCTCTTCCGGCGGAGGTTCCGGGGGTTCATCCGGAGGCGGTGGATACGGCAGTTCATCAGGAGGTGCTGGAGGTGGAAGTGCTGGATATGGAGGCTCTTCCGGGGGAGGAGGTTTCGGAGGCTCTTCCGGGGGCGGTGGATACAGAGGCTCTTCCGGCGGAAGCGGTGGTTATGGTAGCCCAGCCGGCGGCGGAAGCAGTGGATATGGAGGTCCATCAGCAGGCGGAAGCGGCGGATTTGGAGGTCCTTCCGGATATGGTGGCTCATCCGGCGGAAGCTTTGGGGGTAGCTCCGGAGGTGGTGGATACGGTAGTCCATCCGGCGGCGGAAGCAGTGGATACGGGGGTCAATCGGCTGGCGGAAGCAGTGGATACGGGGGTCAATCGGCTG GCGGAAGCAGTGGATATGGTAGCCCATCCGGCGGCGGAAGCAGTGGATACGGGGGTCAATCGGCTGGCGGAAGCAGTGGATACGGGGGTCAATCGGCTGGCGGAAGCAGTGGATATGGTAGCCCATCCGGCGGTGGAAGCAGTGGATACGGGGGTCAATCAGCAGGCGGAAGCAGCGGATTTGGAGGTCCGTCTGGAGGATCCGGACAATATGGAGGCTCATCCGGCGGAAGCTTTGGAGGTAGCTCCGGAGGAGGTGGATACGGAGGCTCGTCAGGTGGTAGCGGAAACATTTATGGAGGCTCTTCCGGAGGAGGGGGCTTCGGAGGCTCATCCGGCGGTGGATACGGTAACCCATCAAGCGGCGGCGGAAGTGCTGGATATGGATCCTCTTCGGGAGGCGGCTTTGGTGGGTCTTCTGCTGGCGGAGGAAATGGATATGGAAGCTCATCCGGAGGTGGTGGATACTGA